Proteins from a single region of Polyangiaceae bacterium:
- the serS gene encoding serine--tRNA ligase translates to MLDGRYVAEHLDEVRAGLSRRSAETAKALDSAAGLFAKRRELIQSTEKLQADRNRASQEMGKLAKGPDREAFEARRAELKTLSDDIKQRESELSKVEAEVEDLLLGIPNLPHASSPDGGGEADNVVRRTVGEAPKFDFEPKAHWDLGEALGILDFERAAKLSGARFTVLMGAGARLERSLTSFMLDLHTREHGYTEVYPPFMVRAEALRGTGQLPKFETDLFKTQRGPEDPTPLYLIPTAEVPVTNLHADEILDGANLPIAYTAFTPCFRSEAGSHGKDVRGLIRNHQFDKVELVRIVKPEQALEQLELLTSHAEEVLKRLGLHYRVSELCTGDLGFGAEKTYDLEVWLPSQQAYREISSCSSFGDYQARRAKIRFRPEPKAKPKIAATLNGSALAVGRTLVAVLEQYQRADGSIAIPKALVPYFGADTIPAA, encoded by the coding sequence ATGTTGGACGGACGTTACGTAGCCGAGCATTTGGACGAGGTTCGAGCCGGGCTTTCGCGCCGCTCTGCCGAGACGGCCAAAGCGCTGGATTCTGCGGCGGGACTGTTCGCCAAACGACGCGAGCTGATCCAATCCACGGAGAAGCTCCAGGCCGATCGCAACCGCGCGAGCCAGGAGATGGGGAAGCTGGCGAAGGGCCCGGACCGCGAAGCCTTCGAAGCGCGGCGCGCGGAGCTGAAGACGCTGTCCGACGACATCAAGCAGCGCGAGAGCGAACTGTCGAAGGTCGAGGCGGAAGTGGAAGACTTGCTGCTCGGCATTCCGAACCTTCCGCATGCGTCGAGCCCGGACGGCGGTGGCGAGGCGGACAACGTCGTGCGACGCACCGTGGGCGAGGCGCCGAAGTTCGACTTCGAACCCAAGGCCCATTGGGACCTCGGGGAAGCACTGGGCATCCTGGATTTCGAGCGCGCCGCCAAGCTGTCGGGCGCGCGCTTCACCGTGCTCATGGGCGCGGGAGCACGCTTGGAGCGATCGCTCACCTCCTTCATGCTCGATCTGCACACGCGCGAGCATGGCTACACCGAAGTCTATCCACCCTTCATGGTGCGCGCCGAAGCGCTGCGCGGCACGGGCCAGCTGCCGAAGTTCGAGACGGATCTGTTCAAGACCCAGCGTGGTCCCGAAGATCCGACGCCTCTCTACTTGATCCCCACCGCAGAGGTACCCGTCACCAACCTGCACGCCGACGAGATCTTGGACGGCGCCAACTTGCCCATTGCCTACACGGCCTTCACACCTTGCTTCCGCAGCGAAGCGGGTTCCCACGGCAAGGACGTGCGCGGGCTCATCCGCAACCATCAGTTCGACAAGGTGGAGCTGGTGCGCATCGTGAAGCCGGAACAAGCCCTCGAGCAACTCGAGCTGCTGACCAGCCACGCGGAAGAAGTGCTCAAGCGTCTGGGCCTGCACTACCGCGTCTCTGAACTGTGCACCGGCGACCTGGGCTTTGGCGCCGAGAAGACCTACGACCTCGAAGTCTGGTTGCCGTCACAGCAGGCCTACCGCGAGATCTCGAGCTGCTCGTCCTTCGGCGACTACCAAGCGCGACGCGCGAAGATCCGCTTTCGGCCGGAGCCCAAGGCAAAGCCGAAGATCGCCGCGACCCTCAATGGTTCCGCGTTGGCGGTGGGCCGCACCCTGGTTGCAGTACTGGAGCAGTATCAGCGCGCGGACGGCAGCATCGCCATTCCGAAGGCGCTGGTGCCCTACTTCGGCGCCGACACGATTCCGGCGGCGTAA